A genome region from Terriglobia bacterium includes the following:
- a CDS encoding nitric-oxide reductase large subunit — MNDSPRSSDGLSPWWRHGAIVVMVVGFAVLSYMTVQTYRSAPPIARRFVDEAGNLVMTAEDVEKGQEVFFKYALMEHGTIWGHGAYLGPDYTAKYLHRLAETVRGTIAQSSPGAPSARLPAALQSEVAAETARTLKQNRYDPATGTLVFSPGEVATYRSQLVEWSNYFGGERAAPGLPPRYIKNADELNALGAYFAWATWATVANRPGKDYSYTNNWPYEPLAGNRPTTAAYVSSALSLVTLLGGLGLVLLFFGKFDYLGWKGGHGEVHAQEPPSRPPGLTPSQVAVAKFLAVVGLLFLLQTLVGGAIAHYRVESGAFYGIDISRAVPYNLLRTWHLQLAVFWIATAWVAGGLFLAPWIGGAEPRGQKLGVNLLLGALVVVVLGSLGGEYLGINNRLGNLWFWLGHQGSEYLDLGRLWQVLLAAGLVLWLFLMFRALKPAFKIPAKSELSSLFLYAAVAIPVFYLPALFYGPRTNFAVIDNWRFWIIHLWVEGFFELFATVLVAVMFTHLGLVSIKTATRVIYLDAILYLSGGIVGTAHHWYFTGQGAATMALGALFSALEVVPLTLLTLDAWDFIRLKDKRCEHCGEDLAATQKWAIYFLMAVGVWNFVGAGVFGFLINLPIVSYFEVGTTLTPNHGHAAMFGVFGMLALALVVFCVRAIQTDAAWSRSERFVRIGFWGLNVGLGLMVVLDLFPAGVLQLWDSVANGYWHARRLEFLMGGTYHKLEWLRIVGDMTFLIVGVLPIAWVAVRSYVGTLRAGASSGLH, encoded by the coding sequence ATGAACGACTCACCGCGCAGCAGCGACGGCCTCTCTCCCTGGTGGAGACATGGGGCAATCGTCGTCATGGTCGTCGGATTCGCGGTCCTTTCCTACATGACGGTCCAGACGTACAGGAGCGCGCCGCCGATCGCGCGCCGCTTCGTGGACGAAGCCGGCAACTTGGTAATGACCGCCGAGGACGTCGAGAAAGGGCAAGAGGTCTTCTTCAAGTACGCTCTCATGGAGCACGGCACGATCTGGGGTCACGGGGCCTACCTCGGACCGGACTACACGGCGAAGTACCTGCACCGCCTAGCCGAGACGGTGCGGGGCACGATCGCACAATCGAGCCCCGGCGCCCCGTCGGCGCGGCTTCCCGCTGCGCTCCAGTCCGAGGTCGCCGCGGAGACGGCGCGCACGCTCAAGCAGAACCGCTACGACCCTGCAACGGGAACACTCGTCTTCTCGCCAGGGGAAGTCGCCACCTACAGGAGCCAGCTCGTCGAGTGGAGCAACTACTTCGGCGGCGAGAGAGCCGCTCCGGGGCTCCCGCCGCGCTACATCAAAAACGCGGACGAGCTCAACGCGCTCGGCGCCTACTTCGCGTGGGCGACCTGGGCCACGGTCGCGAACCGTCCCGGCAAGGACTATTCGTACACCAACAACTGGCCGTACGAGCCGCTCGCGGGCAACCGGCCGACGACTGCCGCCTACGTCTCGAGCGCTCTCAGCCTCGTGACGCTCCTGGGCGGGCTCGGTCTAGTTCTTCTCTTCTTCGGCAAGTTCGACTATCTCGGATGGAAAGGTGGACACGGAGAAGTCCACGCACAGGAGCCGCCGTCACGACCTCCCGGTCTCACTCCGAGTCAGGTGGCGGTCGCCAAGTTCTTAGCAGTCGTCGGCCTTCTCTTCCTGCTCCAGACGCTGGTGGGCGGCGCCATCGCGCATTACCGCGTCGAGTCGGGAGCGTTCTACGGAATCGACATCAGCCGCGCCGTCCCGTACAACCTGCTCCGCACGTGGCACCTGCAGCTCGCCGTCTTCTGGATCGCGACGGCCTGGGTCGCCGGTGGCCTCTTCCTGGCTCCGTGGATCGGCGGGGCGGAGCCGCGAGGACAAAAGCTCGGCGTCAACCTGCTCCTCGGCGCTCTCGTCGTCGTCGTTCTCGGAAGCCTCGGCGGTGAGTATCTGGGAATCAACAATCGGCTCGGCAATCTGTGGTTCTGGCTCGGCCATCAGGGTTCCGAGTACCTGGATCTGGGACGGCTCTGGCAGGTCCTTCTCGCGGCCGGTCTCGTCCTGTGGCTCTTCCTGATGTTCCGAGCCCTCAAGCCCGCTTTCAAGATCCCTGCCAAGTCGGAGCTGTCGTCGTTGTTCCTCTACGCGGCGGTGGCCATCCCCGTCTTCTACCTCCCCGCGCTTTTCTACGGTCCGCGCACGAACTTCGCGGTGATAGACAACTGGCGATTCTGGATCATCCACCTCTGGGTGGAAGGGTTCTTCGAGCTTTTCGCCACGGTTCTTGTCGCGGTCATGTTCACGCATCTGGGTCTGGTGAGCATCAAGACCGCCACGCGGGTCATCTACCTGGACGCCATCCTGTACTTGAGCGGTGGCATCGTCGGCACGGCTCATCACTGGTACTTCACGGGGCAGGGCGCCGCGACCATGGCGCTCGGTGCGCTCTTCTCGGCGTTGGAAGTCGTTCCCCTCACGCTCTTGACCCTGGATGCCTGGGACTTCATCCGGCTCAAGGACAAGCGCTGCGAGCATTGCGGAGAGGACCTCGCCGCCACCCAGAAGTGGGCCATTTACTTCCTCATGGCGGTGGGGGTCTGGAACTTCGTCGGCGCTGGCGTCTTCGGCTTCCTGATCAACCTGCCCATCGTCTCGTACTTCGAGGTCGGGACGACCCTGACCCCGAACCACGGACACGCCGCGATGTTCGGCGTGTTCGGCATGCTCGCGCTGGCCCTCGTGGTCTTCTGCGTTCGCGCGATCCAGACGGACGCCGCCTGGAGCCGATCGGAGAGATTCGTCAGGATCGGCTTCTGGGGCCTCAACGTCGGCCTCGGGCTGATGGTCGTGCTCGACCTCTTTCCCGCCGGTGTCCTTCAGCTCTGGGATTCCGTCGCCAATGGTTACTGGCACGCTCGGCGCCTCGAGTTCCTCATGGGAGGCACGTACCACAAGCTGGAATGGCTCCGTATCGTGGGCGACATGACCTTCCTGATCGTTGGAGTCCTGCCGATCGCGTGGGTGGCGGTCCGCTCCTACGTGGGAACCCTTCGAGCAGGCGCAAGTTCCGGACTCCATTGA
- a CDS encoding sigma-70 family RNA polymerase sigma factor: MNAASALVDDADEAEDVMQDAYVRAYVNLRQFAGRAKFSSWLTRIAVHEALARARRRGRIADLVHGDDEEAETDSMDRFPSSGPRPAEQVLGREVRDLLEKAVSGLAPIYRSVFVLREVEGLSVAETAASLGIREEAVKVRLHRARAMLRDDLLERAGRRPPRGRPGSRQPSPVGEACRGGSCASLGGKIVPVEPWAGVDRSARESKRRGR; the protein is encoded by the coding sequence GTGAATGCGGCAAGCGCCCTCGTGGACGACGCTGACGAGGCCGAGGACGTGATGCAGGATGCGTACGTCCGGGCCTACGTCAACCTGCGGCAGTTCGCAGGACGGGCCAAGTTCTCCTCGTGGCTGACGCGGATCGCGGTTCACGAGGCGCTCGCCCGGGCGCGCCGTCGAGGCCGCATCGCGGATCTCGTGCACGGGGACGACGAGGAAGCGGAGACCGATTCCATGGACCGATTCCCTTCGAGTGGTCCGCGCCCGGCCGAGCAGGTGCTGGGCCGCGAAGTCCGAGACCTCCTGGAAAAGGCGGTCTCCGGACTCGCGCCGATCTACCGGTCGGTGTTCGTGCTGCGGGAGGTCGAGGGGCTGAGCGTCGCGGAAACGGCCGCGAGCCTCGGCATCCGCGAGGAGGCGGTGAAGGTCCGGCTCCACCGCGCGCGGGCCATGCTGCGGGACGACCTTCTCGAGCGGGCCGGCCGCCGGCCTCCACGAGGTCGCCCCGGCTCGCGACAGCCGTCGCCGGTCGGTGAAGCATGCAGAGGGGGCTCGTGCGCGTCACTCGGGGGTAAGATCGTGCCGGTCGAGCCGTGGGCCGGAGTGGACCGGTCCGCACGCGAAAGCAAAAGGAGGGGGCGATGA
- a CDS encoding 4Fe-4S dicluster domain-containing protein, whose amino-acid sequence MVGGTAVTPTRQSADPWVLRRDDLAALMRALRDEGYRLAGPTIRDGAVVYDEIGDLEDLPSGWKDAQAPGRYRLERRNDEALFGYTVGPHSLKKCFLPPMLRLFSARREGDGFVVMTHEPEEPGGRAREMRDDTPPGELALVGVRACDLAAVAVQDRVLRQGEHVDPHYVARREGIFIVAVNCTVPGGTCFCASMDTGPRATQGFDLALTELLTDGEHRFVVEVGSELGSALLSRVEARRASQQDLAAAEAAMVGAASRMGRALDTREIKRLLYESAEHARWDDVANRCLSCANCTMVCPTCFCTTVEDVTDLAGSRAERLRRWESCFATAFTYIHGGSIRPSVRARYRQWMTHKLASWIDQFGTSGCVGCGRCITWCPVGIDITEEAAAMRATMRKTPHSEKQ is encoded by the coding sequence ATGGTGGGGGGCACCGCAGTGACGCCGACGAGGCAGAGTGCCGATCCATGGGTTCTTCGAAGAGACGATTTAGCTGCGCTGATGCGAGCGCTGCGAGACGAAGGCTATCGACTCGCCGGGCCAACGATCCGCGACGGCGCGGTCGTCTATGACGAGATCGGGGATCTCGAGGATCTGCCGTCGGGATGGAAGGACGCTCAAGCGCCTGGACGCTACCGGCTGGAACGAAGAAACGACGAGGCGTTGTTCGGCTACACGGTGGGACCGCATTCCCTGAAGAAGTGCTTCCTACCCCCGATGCTGCGACTGTTCAGCGCGAGGCGCGAGGGCGACGGGTTCGTCGTCATGACCCACGAGCCCGAGGAACCGGGCGGAAGAGCGCGCGAGATGCGGGACGACACGCCGCCGGGCGAGCTCGCGCTGGTCGGGGTTCGCGCTTGCGATCTAGCCGCTGTCGCTGTCCAGGACCGCGTGTTGAGGCAGGGTGAGCACGTCGATCCGCATTACGTCGCGAGACGCGAAGGGATCTTCATTGTCGCGGTGAACTGCACCGTTCCCGGCGGCACCTGCTTCTGCGCCTCCATGGACACGGGTCCCCGCGCGACGCAAGGGTTCGATCTCGCTCTCACCGAGTTGCTTACTGACGGAGAACACCGGTTCGTTGTCGAAGTCGGGAGCGAACTGGGGAGCGCCCTGCTTTCGCGGGTCGAGGCGAGGCGCGCGAGCCAGCAGGACCTCGCCGCCGCCGAGGCGGCCATGGTGGGCGCAGCCAGTCGGATGGGCCGGGCGCTGGACACGCGCGAGATCAAGAGGCTGCTCTACGAGAGCGCCGAGCACGCGCGCTGGGACGATGTCGCGAACCGATGCCTGAGCTGCGCGAACTGCACGATGGTTTGCCCGACGTGTTTCTGCACGACGGTCGAGGACGTGACCGATCTCGCCGGCAGCCGTGCGGAGCGCCTGCGGCGCTGGGAGTCCTGCTTCGCCACCGCGTTCACCTACATCCACGGCGGAAGCATCCGGCCTTCGGTCAGGGCTCGCTACCGTCAATGGATGACGCACAAACTCGCCTCGTGGATCGATCAGTTCGGCAC
- a CDS encoding ADP-heptose--LPS heptosyltransferase: protein MEEADDRGSFHPRGRGGRASGQAPSRRGPLSGAAVLVNGHWVTTPFCLEHASPPGARLAPIGGTLGPTLVRVEEVGRAGAPRDLHIINAMGVAVGDSIVGLQALHILKRRYPGLRLHVYRSPYTPELNGLYRRIPFLATVAELPVTLDAFSGGHVVDLADFMFRPAFARLPMIDYFLTALGLDPVSVDPSDKNPDWLSELRHPVLPPHPDYVLFCPNASTPLRSIPSRVRREIVEAVCRNWRGIVLGFGPVEHSSYRDVSPLSPNLETYLAWLCDARAVVSTDTSAVHIAAGFRRPTLAYFVSIRPSLRSAYYPTVSSVDLVHEALNGRHSSDDAGQLALLARCWDDYIGSGMAARDVDEWFGSGYGAYTASKATFGMMTQTLAQEAAPRVDRPGVCRRAEDTLRVSSRHGSGGRKPPGGEGPGSPA, encoded by the coding sequence GTGGAGGAAGCCGACGACCGCGGCTCGTTTCACCCGCGCGGGAGGGGAGGCCGCGCATCGGGACAGGCTCCGTCGCGCCGCGGGCCCCTGTCGGGCGCCGCGGTGCTGGTGAACGGCCACTGGGTGACGACGCCCTTCTGCCTCGAGCACGCCTCGCCTCCGGGGGCCCGGCTCGCACCGATCGGCGGGACCCTCGGTCCGACACTTGTGCGCGTCGAGGAGGTCGGACGCGCGGGTGCGCCTCGGGACCTCCACATCATCAACGCGATGGGGGTCGCCGTCGGGGACTCGATCGTCGGCCTCCAGGCGCTCCATATCCTGAAGCGACGGTATCCCGGCCTCCGGCTCCATGTCTATCGCTCGCCTTACACCCCCGAGCTGAACGGCCTCTACCGGCGGATCCCGTTCCTCGCGACCGTCGCGGAGTTGCCGGTGACGCTCGACGCCTTCTCCGGCGGTCACGTCGTCGACCTGGCGGACTTCATGTTCCGGCCCGCGTTCGCGCGGCTACCGATGATCGACTACTTCCTCACGGCGCTGGGGCTCGACCCCGTCTCGGTCGATCCCTCCGACAAGAACCCCGACTGGCTCTCGGAACTCCGCCATCCCGTCCTACCGCCCCACCCGGACTACGTCCTGTTCTGTCCGAACGCGAGCACGCCCTTGAGGAGCATCCCATCCCGGGTGCGCCGGGAGATCGTCGAAGCAGTGTGCCGGAACTGGCGCGGCATCGTGCTCGGATTCGGTCCCGTGGAGCATTCTTCATATCGCGACGTTTCCCCGTTGTCCCCGAACCTCGAGACTTATCTCGCCTGGCTGTGCGACGCCCGAGCGGTCGTGTCGACCGACACGTCGGCCGTCCACATCGCCGCGGGCTTCCGGCGGCCCACGTTGGCCTACTTCGTGTCCATCAGGCCGTCGCTCCGATCGGCCTATTACCCCACGGTCTCGTCGGTCGACCTGGTCCACGAGGCGCTGAACGGTCGTCACTCGAGCGACGACGCCGGGCAACTCGCGCTGCTCGCCCGCTGCTGGGACGACTATATCGGTAGCGGAATGGCGGCCCGCGACGTCGATGAGTGGTTCGGCTCTGGGTACGGCGCCTACACGGCCAGCAAGGCAACTTTCGGCATGATGACGCAGACGCTCGCACAGGAAGCGGCACCGCGCGTCGACCGGCCGGGCGTGTGCCGCCGCGCCGAGGATACATTGCGAGTCTCGAGCCGGCACGGTTCGGGCGGGAGAAAGCCCCCGGGCGGTGAGGGACCCGGATCACCAGCATGA
- a CDS encoding NAD(P)/FAD-dependent oxidoreductase — MRTSQVRSGGQGAVDRAPHVVILGGGFGGLYAARALRRAPVTVTVIDKRNHHLFQPLLYQVATAALNPSDIAVPIRRILRRQRNTSIVLAEAKALDAKRHRVILADGVVEYDFLIVATGVTHSYFGHDAWSRHAPGLKTIEDALEIRRRILLAFEAAEREDDLDKRRGWLTFVVIGGGPTGVELAGALGEIARHVLKRDFRRIDPTTARILLVEAGPRILPSFSHGLSSKAVETLGHLGVEVATRSPVTAVDERGILIGGARIEARTVVWAAGVAAPPLARSLGVPLDHIGRVLVGPDLTVSGQPDVFVIGDLAAIEQDGRPLPGVAPVAIQQGRHAAANIVRALHGLPHTAFRYRDRGNLATIGRAAAVAERRSVRVSGLPAWLLWLVVHIFWLIGFRNRFLVLAEWAWAYLRYERGARLITGDSRIP, encoded by the coding sequence ATGCGCACGAGCCAGGTCCGTTCCGGCGGGCAGGGTGCCGTCGACAGAGCTCCACACGTGGTGATCCTGGGCGGAGGCTTCGGCGGCCTCTACGCTGCGCGCGCCCTGCGCCGCGCGCCGGTAACGGTGACGGTGATCGACAAGCGCAACCATCATCTCTTTCAGCCCTTGCTGTACCAAGTGGCAACGGCTGCCCTGAACCCGAGCGACATTGCAGTTCCCATTCGTCGAATCCTGCGGCGGCAGCGGAATACGTCGATCGTTCTCGCCGAGGCGAAGGCCCTCGATGCGAAACGCCACCGGGTCATCCTTGCCGACGGCGTCGTCGAGTACGACTTCCTCATCGTGGCAACCGGAGTGACGCATTCCTACTTCGGCCACGACGCGTGGTCGCGCCACGCGCCAGGTCTCAAGACGATCGAGGACGCGCTCGAGATCAGGAGGCGCATCCTCCTGGCGTTCGAGGCGGCCGAGCGTGAGGACGATCTCGACAAACGGCGCGGCTGGCTCACATTCGTCGTGATCGGGGGAGGTCCGACGGGAGTCGAGCTCGCCGGGGCTCTCGGCGAGATTGCGCGGCATGTTCTGAAGCGGGATTTCCGGCGGATCGACCCGACCACCGCTCGCATCCTGCTCGTGGAGGCGGGACCCCGGATCCTCCCGTCGTTCTCCCACGGGCTCTCGAGCAAAGCCGTTGAGACTTTGGGTCACCTCGGCGTCGAGGTCGCGACGCGGTCCCCGGTGACAGCTGTCGACGAGAGGGGGATCCTCATCGGTGGGGCCCGGATCGAAGCCCGCACCGTCGTCTGGGCGGCCGGAGTCGCAGCTCCGCCGCTCGCGCGCTCGCTCGGAGTGCCGCTCGACCACATCGGAAGAGTACTCGTCGGGCCCGATCTCACGGTTTCCGGACAGCCGGACGTATTCGTGATCGGCGATCTCGCTGCGATCGAGCAGGACGGACGACCCCTTCCTGGCGTGGCTCCCGTGGCGATCCAGCAGGGGCGGCACGCCGCGGCCAACATCGTCCGAGCGCTCCACGGTCTCCCGCACACCGCTTTTCGCTATCGGGACCGCGGAAACCTCGCCACCATCGGACGCGCGGCCGCGGTCGCGGAACGCCGAAGCGTCCGTGTCTCGGGTTTACCGGCGTGGCTGCTTTGGCTCGTAGTCCACATCTTCTGGCTCATCGGGTTTCGAAACCGATTTCTCGTCTTGGCGGAATGGGCATGGGCCTACTTGCGCTACGAGCGCGGTGCCCGGCTGATCACGGGGGATTCGCGGATCCCGTGA
- a CDS encoding FAD-dependent oxidoreductase — protein MPHDKYLIIGAGMTGDAALHGIREVDLEGSIAVIGAEADPPYDRPPLSKALWKGQPLDSVWRSAEGLGAEFHLGRKIVALDAAGKRATDDRGTVHTFEKLLLATGGTPRRLPFGDGRINYFRTLADYRNLRASSEGGRRFAVIGGGFIGSEIAAALAMNGREVTILLPHETIGSRVFPRELGLFLNAFYAQKGVRVLIGHTAIGSAPQGERLRLEAKAVGSANIETMVVDGVVAGIGVEPNSELARTSGLEVDGGIHVDEVLRTSHPDIFAAGDVAAFRNPALGKRIRVEHEDNANTMGLAAGRAMAGAGEPYRHQPFFYSDLFELGYEAVGELDARLEVVADWKEPNREGVLYYLENGRVRGVLLWNVWGQVEAARRLIAEPGPFRPADLEGRLPEEH, from the coding sequence ATGCCACACGACAAGTACCTGATCATCGGTGCCGGCATGACAGGGGACGCCGCCCTCCACGGGATCCGCGAGGTGGACCTCGAGGGTTCCATCGCGGTGATCGGCGCCGAGGCGGATCCTCCCTACGACCGCCCGCCCCTCTCCAAGGCGCTGTGGAAGGGGCAGCCTCTGGACAGCGTCTGGCGCAGCGCGGAGGGGCTCGGCGCCGAGTTCCATCTCGGGCGGAAGATCGTCGCCCTGGACGCGGCGGGAAAACGCGCGACCGACGATCGCGGGACCGTCCACACCTTCGAGAAGCTGTTGCTGGCCACGGGGGGCACGCCCCGGCGCCTCCCGTTCGGCGACGGCCGGATCAACTACTTCCGCACGCTGGCGGACTACCGTAACCTCCGCGCCTCGTCCGAAGGGGGTCGTCGGTTCGCGGTGATCGGCGGAGGTTTCATCGGCTCCGAAATCGCGGCGGCCCTGGCGATGAACGGAAGGGAGGTGACGATTCTCCTCCCTCATGAGACCATCGGCAGCCGCGTGTTCCCCCGCGAACTGGGCCTCTTCCTCAACGCCTTCTACGCGCAGAAGGGGGTCCGGGTGCTGATCGGGCACACGGCCATCGGTTCGGCACCCCAGGGCGAGCGGCTGCGGCTCGAGGCCAAGGCTGTCGGCAGCGCGAACATCGAGACGATGGTCGTAGACGGTGTCGTGGCCGGAATCGGCGTCGAGCCGAACTCGGAGCTGGCCCGGACGTCGGGGCTCGAGGTGGACGGCGGGATTCACGTGGACGAGGTGCTACGGACGAGCCACCCGGACATCTTCGCGGCGGGCGACGTAGCGGCCTTCCGCAACCCGGCGCTCGGCAAGAGGATCCGGGTGGAGCACGAGGACAACGCCAACACCATGGGCCTCGCCGCGGGCCGCGCCATGGCCGGAGCGGGCGAGCCTTATCGTCACCAGCCGTTCTTCTACTCGGACCTCTTCGAGCTGGGCTACGAGGCGGTCGGTGAGCTGGACGCGCGTCTTGAGGTCGTGGCCGACTGGAAGGAACCGAACCGCGAGGGTGTGCTGTACTACCTGGAGAATGGGCGGGTGCGAGGCGTGCTCCTGTGGAACGTATGGGGACAGGTCGAAGCGGCGCGCCGGCTGATCGCCGAGCCGGGGCCGTTTCGCCCCGCCGACCTCGAGGGACGCCTTCCGGAGGAACACTGA